From Bos indicus isolate NIAB-ARS_2022 breed Sahiwal x Tharparkar chromosome 4, NIAB-ARS_B.indTharparkar_mat_pri_1.0, whole genome shotgun sequence, the proteins below share one genomic window:
- the NXPH1 gene encoding neurexophilin-1, producing the protein MQAACWYVLLLLQPTVYLVTCANLTNGGKSELLKSGGSKSTLKHIWTESSKDLSISRLLSQTFRGKENDTDLDLRYDTPEPYSEQDLWDWLRNSTDLQEPRPRAKRRPIVKTGKFKKMFGWGDFHSNIKTVKLNLLITGKIVDHGNGTFSVYFRHNSTGQGNVSVSLVPPTKIVEFDLAQQTVIDAKDSKSFNCRIEYEKVDKATKNTLCNYDPSKTCYQEQTQSHVSWLCSKPFKVICIYISFYSTDYKLVQKVCPDYNYHSDTPYFPSG; encoded by the coding sequence GTCACATGTGCCAATTTAACAAACGGTGGGAAGTCAGAACTTCTAAAATCAGGAGGCAGCAAATCCACACTAAAGCACATATGGACAGAAAGCAGCAAAGACTTGTCTATCAGCCGACTCCTGTCACAGACTTTTCGTGGCAAAGAAAATGATACAGATTTAGACCTGCGATATGACACCCCAGAACCTTATTCTGAGCAAGACCTCTGGGACTGGTTGAGGAACTCCACAGACCTTCAAGAGCCCCGGCCCAGGGCCAAGCGAAGGCCCATTGTTAAGACGGGCAAGTTTAAGAAAATGTTTGGATGGGGTGATTTTCATTCCAACATCAAAACAGTGAAACTAAACCTGCTGATAACTGGGAAAATTGTCGATCACGGCAATGGGACGTTTAGCGTTTATTTCAGGCACAATTCCACTGGTCAAGGGAATGTATCTGTCAGCCTGGTACCCCCTACGAAAATAGTGGAATTCGACTTGGCACAACAAACCGTGATTGATGCCAAAGATTCCAAGTCCTTTAACTGCCGCATTGAGTACGAAAAGGTTGACAAGGCTACCAAGAACACACTCTGCAACTATGACCCTTCAAAAACCTGTTACCAGGAGCAGACGCAAAGTCACGTGTCCTGGCTCTGCTCCAAGCCCTTTAAGGTGATCTGtatttacatttccttttataGTACAGATTATAAACTAGTACAGAAAGTGTGCCCCGACTACAACTACCACAGCGACACACCTTACTTCCCCTCTGGATGA